A single window of Vibrio stylophorae DNA harbors:
- a CDS encoding SLC13 family permease, which produces MNRNDTVPLPHNTREWFFHRNSIIILLDVVLFAVLYYTLPYEQPVTLGLCVLSFIAILWLTEALHVTVTALLVPLIAVIFDVFPTQTALSNFANPIIFLFLGGFAMAAAMRQQKLDQVIADKIIVMARGKMATAVLMLFGATALLSMWISNTATVAMMLPLVLGILAKVNEESGHRTYVFVLLGIAYSASIGGIATIVGSPPNAIAAAEVGLTFTQWMHYGLPVAVLLLPVAIALLYVLLKPDLKGEFEIQYEPVDWDKGKVVTLAIFSLVVTLWIFSKPINAMLGGYSKFDSLVALLAIVLVNFARVVHWKDVEKTADWGVLLLFGGGICLSNVLKATGTSVFLANSLSGLIAEFGVLWIILMVAAFVVFLTEFASNTASAALLIPVFASVAQAFGLSPVLLSVMIAVAASCAFMLPVATPPNAIVFASGHIAQHEMMRVGLVLNLVCIALLAMVAYLFWL; this is translated from the coding sequence ATGAATCGAAATGATACTGTGCCCCTCCCGCACAATACGCGGGAGTGGTTTTTCCATCGCAATAGCATCATTATTTTACTCGACGTGGTGCTCTTTGCCGTCCTGTATTACACCTTACCCTATGAACAGCCCGTGACCTTGGGCCTCTGTGTTTTGAGTTTTATCGCCATTTTATGGCTGACTGAAGCCCTACATGTCACTGTAACTGCCTTATTAGTGCCGCTGATCGCGGTGATCTTTGATGTCTTTCCGACCCAAACCGCGCTGAGTAATTTCGCCAATCCCATTATTTTTCTCTTTTTGGGCGGTTTTGCTATGGCAGCAGCCATGCGACAGCAAAAATTGGATCAAGTGATTGCCGATAAGATCATTGTGATGGCGCGAGGGAAAATGGCCACTGCCGTATTGATGCTTTTCGGTGCGACGGCGTTACTGTCGATGTGGATCAGCAATACGGCAACGGTGGCCATGATGTTGCCTTTGGTGCTGGGTATTTTGGCGAAAGTGAACGAAGAAAGTGGCCATCGCACCTATGTCTTTGTGCTACTGGGGATTGCCTATAGCGCCAGTATTGGCGGCATTGCTACTATTGTCGGCAGTCCACCCAATGCCATTGCAGCCGCAGAAGTCGGGCTGACCTTTACGCAGTGGATGCACTATGGTTTGCCTGTCGCTGTGTTATTGCTACCCGTGGCAATTGCGCTGCTCTACGTTTTGCTTAAACCTGATCTTAAAGGTGAATTTGAAATTCAATATGAACCCGTGGATTGGGACAAGGGGAAGGTGGTGACACTGGCGATTTTCTCCTTAGTGGTGACTTTGTGGATCTTTAGTAAACCGATCAATGCCATGCTGGGGGGGTATTCGAAATTTGATAGCTTGGTGGCCTTACTGGCCATTGTGCTGGTGAATTTTGCGCGCGTAGTGCATTGGAAGGATGTGGAAAAAACCGCTGACTGGGGGGTATTACTGCTCTTTGGTGGTGGGATTTGTTTAAGTAATGTGCTGAAAGCGACGGGAACTAGTGTTTTTCTAGCTAATAGTTTAAGTGGGCTGATTGCAGAGTTTGGCGTGTTGTGGATTATTTTGATGGTGGCAGCCTTTGTGGTGTTTTTAACTGAGTTTGCCTCCAATACCGCCAGCGCTGCATTGCTGATCCCTGTTTTTGCGAGTGTGGCGCAGGCCTTTGGTTTATCGCCGGTTCTTCTCTCTGTGATGATAGCCGTTGCCGCATCTTGCGCTTTTATGTTGCCTGTAGCGACGCCGCCCAATGCCATTGTTTTTGCATCCGGCCATATTGCGCAGCACGAAATGATGCGTGTGGGGTTGGTACTTAACCTTGTGTGTATCGCGCTACTGGCCATGGTGGCTTATCTTTTCTGGCTTTAG
- the torT gene encoding TMAO reductase system periplasmic protein TorT, which yields MQHRQLYSGGFIALSYQLFISLLILFSALGYSANSLAQPLHQQLAPVDLQLQRTKANPALIHQQYTWLAHAKRPWKICALLPHLKDAYWISVNYGLVNQAKRLGVHLTIYDAGGYLALAEQKSQMQHCYLSGADAIILGSVSPTGYAHDLDILTHQTPVFATVNALSQQTQQQNNLKGMVGVDWYQMGFQAGHYLAKKHPKGSGLTQIAWLPGPLQRGGTDPTTQGFLAAIADSDIQITQRLWADNGKEEQRDLVYRLLSQSPPDYIVGGAVAIDVAINVLQQPRFKHLKIGLISTYFTHGIYRGLLRGRVLFSPTDQMVLQGRLSLDQTVRYLEQRDPVYRLIPDIIGLDKAALSQETVERSLSPAQFRPIYVQSPPSSAAHN from the coding sequence GTGCAACATCGTCAGCTATATTCAGGCGGCTTTATCGCCTTATCTTACCAACTTTTTATCTCGCTGCTGATTTTGTTCAGTGCACTTGGTTATTCTGCAAACAGCCTAGCGCAACCACTGCACCAACAACTCGCACCTGTTGATTTACAGCTACAACGCACCAAGGCCAATCCTGCACTGATTCACCAGCAATACACTTGGCTTGCTCACGCGAAACGCCCATGGAAAATCTGCGCCTTACTGCCCCACCTCAAGGATGCTTACTGGATCTCAGTGAACTATGGCTTGGTGAATCAAGCCAAGCGCCTAGGCGTTCATCTAACCATCTATGATGCTGGCGGTTATTTGGCCCTTGCTGAGCAAAAAAGTCAGATGCAGCACTGCTATCTCAGCGGCGCGGATGCCATTATTTTAGGCAGTGTCAGCCCAACTGGCTATGCCCATGATCTGGATATTTTGACCCATCAAACCCCAGTATTTGCCACGGTTAACGCACTATCCCAGCAAACTCAGCAGCAAAATAATCTAAAGGGCATGGTCGGTGTAGACTGGTATCAAATGGGATTTCAAGCGGGTCATTATCTGGCGAAAAAGCATCCCAAAGGCAGTGGGCTTACGCAAATTGCATGGCTACCAGGCCCCCTTCAGCGTGGTGGGACCGATCCCACCACCCAAGGTTTTTTGGCGGCTATTGCCGATTCAGATATTCAAATTACGCAAAGACTCTGGGCTGATAACGGCAAAGAGGAGCAGCGCGACTTGGTCTACCGACTGCTCAGTCAAAGCCCGCCAGATTATATTGTCGGCGGCGCAGTGGCCATTGACGTGGCGATCAATGTCCTACAACAACCCAGATTTAAACATCTCAAAATTGGCCTGATCTCAACTTACTTTACCCATGGGATCTATCGCGGTTTACTTCGTGGCCGCGTATTGTTCTCACCCACAGACCAAATGGTGCTGCAAGGCCGCCTCTCTTTAGATCAAACGGTTCGCTATTTAGAGCAGCGAGATCCCGTTTATCGTTTGATACCCGACATTATTGGTCTTGATAAAGCTGCGTTGAGTCAAGAAACTGTTGAGCGCTCATTGTCACCAGCACAATTTCGCCCTATTTATGTGCAATCACCGCCATCATCGGCAGCGCACAACTAA
- the serS gene encoding serine--tRNA ligase, with protein MLDPKLLRGELDATAEKLARRGFQLDVEALRSLEEKRKALQIRTEELQAERNARSKSIGQAKAKGEDVQPLLDQVANLGDELNQAKNALNELQQELQTIIAAIPNLPADEVPSGKDENDNQEVLRWGEPKQFDFDVKDHVDLGELTGGLDFASAVKLSGSRFIVMKGQMARMHRALAQFMLDLHSEQHGYTEMYVPYLVNADSLFGTGQLPKFGEDLFHTKPATEEGIGMSLIPTAEVPLTNMMRDVIVDEAELPLKMTAHTPCFRSEAGSYGRDTRGLIRMHQFDKVELVQIVKPEDSMAALEELTGQAEKVLQLLELPYRKVLLCTGDMGFGSSKTYDLEVWLPAQNTYREISSCSNMWDFQARRMQARFRRKGDKPELVHTLNGSGLAVGRTLVAILENYQQADGSIVIPEVLRPYMGGQTEIKMA; from the coding sequence ATGCTGGATCCCAAACTATTGCGAGGCGAGCTAGACGCCACCGCTGAAAAATTGGCGCGTCGTGGATTTCAATTAGACGTTGAGGCGCTTCGTTCCCTTGAAGAGAAACGTAAAGCACTTCAAATTCGTACAGAAGAGTTACAAGCAGAACGTAACGCTCGATCGAAATCCATTGGTCAAGCCAAAGCGAAGGGTGAGGATGTTCAGCCGCTTTTGGATCAAGTTGCCAACCTAGGTGATGAGCTGAACCAAGCGAAAAACGCATTGAATGAATTGCAACAAGAGTTGCAAACCATCATTGCAGCGATCCCGAACTTGCCTGCCGATGAAGTACCAAGCGGTAAAGACGAAAACGACAACCAAGAAGTGTTGCGTTGGGGCGAGCCAAAGCAGTTTGACTTTGATGTGAAAGATCACGTTGATTTGGGCGAGCTAACTGGCGGTCTTGATTTTGCAAGTGCAGTGAAGCTTTCTGGTTCACGCTTTATCGTGATGAAAGGCCAAATGGCTCGTATGCACCGTGCATTGGCGCAATTTATGCTGGATCTTCATAGTGAACAGCATGGCTACACCGAGATGTATGTGCCTTATTTGGTGAATGCAGACAGCTTGTTTGGTACAGGTCAGCTGCCAAAATTTGGTGAAGATCTATTCCACACCAAACCAGCGACGGAAGAAGGCATTGGTATGTCTTTGATTCCGACTGCTGAAGTACCATTGACCAACATGATGCGTGATGTGATTGTCGATGAGGCTGAATTGCCACTGAAAATGACTGCACATACCCCATGTTTCCGCTCAGAAGCGGGCTCTTATGGTCGCGATACCCGTGGTTTGATTCGTATGCACCAGTTTGACAAAGTTGAGTTAGTGCAAATCGTCAAACCTGAAGATTCTATGGCTGCGCTTGAAGAGCTAACTGGTCAAGCTGAAAAAGTGCTTCAGCTACTTGAGTTGCCATACCGAAAAGTGCTGCTATGCACCGGCGATATGGGCTTTGGCTCCAGCAAAACCTACGATCTTGAAGTATGGTTGCCTGCGCAAAATACTTATCGTGAAATTTCATCTTGTTCAAACATGTGGGATTTCCAAGCACGTCGCATGCAAGCGCGCTTCCGTCGTAAAGGCGACAAGCCAGAATTGGTACACACTCTCAATGGTTCAGGTCTTGCTGTGGGCCGTACTTTGGTGGCGATCCTTGAAAACTATCAACAAGCAGATGGTAGCATTGTGATCCCTGAAGTGCTTCGTCCATACATGGGCGGCCAGACTGAGATCAAAATGGCTTAA
- a CDS encoding replication-associated recombination protein A, with protein MDSLSFDFGEADFRPLAARMRPTCLEQYIGQDHLLAADKPLHRAIAAGHLHSMILWGPPGTGKTTLAEIAASYANARVERVSAVTSGVKEIRAAVEKARDNKLAGHRTILFVDEVHRFNKSQQDAFLPHIEDGTVTFIGATTENPSFELNNALLSRARVYKLTSLEQKDILAVLEQALSDTSRGLGERDLHFADGVLTQLAAFVSGDARMALNYLEMLSDMVADDSQVIDSAMLAQVTGEKLARFDNKGDLWYDLISALHKSVRGSNPDAALYWYARIITAGGDPLYVARRLLAIASEDVGNADPRGMQVAIAAWDCFTRVGPAEGERAIAQAIVYLACAPKSNAVYTAWKQAMQDALQHPDYEVPHHLRNAPTQLMKELGYGAEYRYAHDEPNAYAAGECYFPAELAHQRYYHPVARGLETQIAEKLAYLDGLNAKSPNKRYQK; from the coding sequence ATGGACAGTTTAAGTTTTGATTTTGGCGAAGCAGATTTTCGCCCATTGGCCGCACGAATGCGGCCAACTTGTTTAGAGCAGTATATCGGCCAAGACCATCTGTTAGCGGCGGATAAACCACTGCATCGAGCCATCGCTGCAGGTCACCTGCATTCGATGATTTTATGGGGCCCACCAGGCACAGGCAAAACCACCTTAGCTGAGATTGCCGCGAGCTACGCCAATGCGCGTGTCGAACGTGTCTCTGCGGTGACCTCTGGCGTCAAAGAGATTCGCGCCGCTGTTGAAAAGGCGCGCGACAATAAGCTTGCGGGCCATCGCACCATCTTGTTTGTGGATGAGGTGCATCGCTTTAACAAAAGCCAGCAAGATGCCTTTTTGCCCCATATCGAAGATGGCACTGTCACCTTTATTGGCGCGACCACAGAAAATCCATCTTTTGAGCTCAATAACGCGCTGCTCTCACGGGCGCGGGTATATAAGCTCACCTCCTTAGAGCAAAAAGATATTCTGGCAGTGCTTGAACAAGCCTTGTCAGACACGTCGCGCGGCTTGGGTGAACGTGACCTTCATTTTGCCGATGGTGTGCTCACGCAGCTGGCGGCCTTTGTCTCTGGCGATGCGCGCATGGCGCTCAATTATCTTGAGATGCTGAGCGATATGGTGGCGGATGATAGCCAAGTGATTGATAGCGCTATGTTGGCGCAAGTCACGGGTGAAAAGCTGGCGCGCTTTGATAACAAAGGCGATCTTTGGTACGACTTAATTTCTGCGCTGCACAAATCAGTGCGGGGCTCTAATCCAGATGCTGCGCTCTATTGGTATGCGCGTATTATTACCGCTGGTGGTGATCCGCTTTATGTGGCGCGTCGACTTTTGGCGATTGCTTCTGAAGATGTGGGTAATGCCGATCCACGCGGCATGCAAGTGGCCATCGCAGCTTGGGATTGTTTTACTCGTGTCGGTCCTGCGGAAGGCGAGCGCGCTATTGCACAAGCGATTGTTTATTTGGCCTGCGCACCGAAAAGTAATGCGGTGTATACGGCTTGGAAGCAAGCGATGCAAGATGCGCTGCAACATCCAGATTATGAAGTGCCGCACCACCTGCGCAATGCTCCGACCCAGTTGATGAAAGAGCTGGGCTATGGCGCCGAATATCGCTATGCCCATGATGAACCCAATGCATATGCAGCAGGGGAGTGTTACTTCCCAGCTGAATTGGCTCATCAACGCTACTATCATCCGGTTGCGCGAGGTCTTGAAACACAAATCGCTGAAAAATTAGCCTACCTTGATGGGCTCAATGCAAAAAGCCCAAACAAGCGCTACCAAAAGTAG
- the lolA gene encoding outer membrane lipoprotein chaperone LolA, translating to MKKLMIGALALLPLSQAFAGDTERDALIARLNQTDAFTANFDQVVTSPEGEVVMKGQGKAWLKRPSFFRWHTLTPDENLLVSDGQTLWYFNPFVEQVTAMWLKDATEQTPLVLITQNNPADWQNYSVTQKGDTFTLTPKVAQSNQGTFTVTVNDKGQVKGLAMTEQDGQLSKFTFNHFQATMPAASQFQFTVPEGVELDDQRQ from the coding sequence ATGAAAAAATTGATGATTGGGGCTTTGGCCCTGTTGCCTTTGAGTCAAGCCTTTGCCGGTGATACTGAGCGCGATGCTTTAATTGCGCGCTTAAATCAAACGGATGCATTTACCGCAAATTTTGACCAGGTGGTTACCAGTCCTGAAGGGGAAGTGGTGATGAAAGGGCAGGGCAAAGCATGGTTAAAGCGTCCAAGTTTTTTCCGTTGGCATACCCTCACGCCGGATGAAAATCTTCTGGTTTCTGATGGCCAAACCCTGTGGTATTTCAATCCATTTGTTGAGCAAGTAACTGCGATGTGGCTTAAAGATGCCACTGAACAAACGCCACTAGTGCTGATTACGCAAAATAACCCAGCTGATTGGCAAAATTACAGTGTGACGCAAAAGGGTGATACCTTTACCTTGACGCCAAAAGTGGCGCAAAGTAACCAAGGAACCTTTACTGTCACTGTGAATGATAAAGGTCAGGTCAAAGGGCTTGCGATGACTGAGCAAGATGGTCAGCTGAGCAAATTTACCTTTAACCATTTTCAAGCCACCATGCCGGCGGCGAGCCAGTTCCAATTTACCGTACCTGAAGGCGTTGAGCTTGACGACCAACGTCAGTGA
- a CDS encoding TfoX/Sxy family DNA transformation protein, protein MKKGYLEQILSVLEELGEIKSRSMFGGYGLYHEGFMFALIATDKVYLRASMELEKNFLAMGLEQYVYMKNGKPVALRYYLVPEQYLQPASAFLALVKEAIELAMQEHEDKQKESQQRLKDLPNLDVSSERMLKKAGIHSYEDLKACGAIEAYRRVCEVNSNIHSLKLLWAIAGALEGCHAAILPKPVKDALLQELEATPS, encoded by the coding sequence ATGAAGAAAGGGTATTTAGAACAGATTCTGTCAGTTCTAGAAGAACTGGGAGAGATTAAATCACGATCCATGTTTGGTGGTTACGGCCTCTATCATGAAGGCTTTATGTTTGCATTGATTGCCACAGACAAAGTGTATCTTCGCGCATCCATGGAGTTGGAAAAGAACTTTTTAGCCATGGGGCTTGAGCAATATGTGTATATGAAAAACGGCAAGCCCGTGGCATTGCGCTATTACTTGGTGCCAGAGCAATATCTACAGCCTGCCAGTGCTTTTCTAGCACTCGTCAAAGAAGCCATAGAATTGGCGATGCAAGAGCATGAAGATAAGCAAAAAGAGAGCCAGCAACGACTCAAAGATTTGCCCAATTTGGATGTGTCATCTGAGCGAATGTTGAAAAAAGCGGGTATTCACTCTTACGAAGATCTGAAAGCTTGTGGTGCCATTGAGGCTTATCGACGGGTTTGTGAGGTGAACAGTAACATCCATAGTTTGAAGTTGCTGTGGGCCATCGCTGGCGCGTTAGAAGGCTGTCATGCGGCGATATTGCCCAAGCCTGTGAAAGATGCTTTACTTCAAGAATTAGAGGCAACCCCAAGCTAA
- a CDS encoding thiopurine S-methyltransferase: MNYDFWHTVWLTNQTQFHRPETHPLLAQYWAKLAIHPNARVLVPLCGKSQDMLWLAQHHQRIIGIEISEIAVNAFFAENLLIPTVHRHQNGTKQYTFDEITILCGDLFEQQIDRIDAIYDRAALIALPPALRVQYAKRLISMLSEHGKMMLMTVSFPADELQSPPYRVTEAELAELFAGFQIRHLGREEATLEHPRRQQGVSYFHEDVWLIERAAN, encoded by the coding sequence ATGAATTATGACTTCTGGCATACCGTTTGGTTGACCAATCAAACGCAATTTCATCGACCAGAGACCCATCCGCTCTTGGCCCAATATTGGGCCAAGTTGGCGATCCATCCCAACGCGCGCGTGCTTGTACCATTGTGTGGAAAATCGCAGGACATGCTTTGGCTTGCGCAGCATCACCAGCGCATTATCGGTATTGAAATTAGCGAAATAGCGGTCAATGCTTTCTTTGCTGAGAACTTATTAATTCCCACGGTTCATCGTCATCAAAATGGTACCAAGCAGTATACATTTGATGAGATCACCATCTTGTGCGGTGATCTTTTTGAGCAGCAGATTGATCGTATTGATGCGATTTATGATCGCGCCGCGCTGATTGCACTACCGCCCGCACTGCGCGTTCAATATGCAAAGCGCTTGATCAGTATGTTGTCTGAGCATGGCAAAATGATGTTGATGACGGTGTCCTTTCCAGCTGATGAGTTGCAATCGCCGCCATATCGAGTGACTGAAGCTGAGCTCGCCGAGCTTTTTGCAGGTTTTCAGATTCGCCATCTCGGTCGTGAGGAGGCAACGCTTGAGCATCCTCGCCGACAGCAAGGTGTGAGTTATTTTCATGAAGATGTGTGGCTGATCGAACGTGCTGCAAATTAA
- the torS gene encoding TMAO reductase system sensor histidine kinase/response regulator TorS has product MRFKFKTIGQKLLAAFSGIALLVGIAAGIGIAGLSLVAKTQHAVVDSALPALNHSRALAEQTARIIMTAQALSQTNDTKALNQHQQTLTRLFGQNELTLASLQAYPFSRGLLTQIEQTHEQVRKQMNTLNDEVALRLQRQRMVNNAIAAQQRILRQMEGLVQAQVSNADAVAMANFTQLYDLVHRGNTQQTLSALDRLIEVDLDVNARLLNMRYLIAVSISLLDEVRQPNLSENRIDALAKQYQNNVDKLKLRLVSIEDPNYAKQLSSRIEQLAQFNSLFDQRRAMYRHEQEIEKLSQQAVVHFHTLSDQVAELSTAANAGTTFALEQVAKTITRTQATLIALSVLGVLVVIWVMWQYVYARIIRRISRAQRALTSIADGELSIHLKAEGDDELAAMERAIIVARDTAKAKAQYAAGEKRAREALQNHQASLEATIAERTEALRLANAQLAQEVDEKTIATKAAEQANQAKSAFLATMSHEIRTPLNGVLGIAALLDNDELSEKQKNYVSVIRKSGETLLELVTDILDFSKIESGHLDIHPSPFSLAHLLDDVITLFMPRAQEKGLQLAYHCDAALCDYWLGDMMRIRQVLNNLVSNAIKYTEQGQVQVLVHEHEGMLCFAVKDTGVGIDDVQQAQLFQPFYQTDSGRQTTGGTGLGLAIAARIVGAMGGHIAVQSQRFQGSSFSLYLPLEPAQAPEQITPMVSQTAPELSGRLTSLQVLVVEDNAVNRLVIEGYLERLGCHYVMAEDGATALHLAAQQSFDLALLDINLPDTDGVTLRGELMHTQPSLYSIAVSAHVYDEEVARFYTAGFDAVVPKPVRFERLHQALLQMVSGYHGAPLVAQAQQHGFDANAHLIFEREILEQDLPILGLAVIENLVTVFEQSSEQTLANLAQALDQQDQATISQYCHQLKGAAFSLGLASLAQCCAYYEHEAAMFDTDVMAQLLQLRTQSLDQMQAFIAEKNGG; this is encoded by the coding sequence ATGAGATTTAAGTTTAAGACCATAGGCCAGAAACTACTGGCAGCGTTTTCAGGGATTGCGCTGTTGGTGGGAATCGCTGCGGGGATTGGTATTGCCGGTTTGTCCTTGGTCGCGAAAACGCAACATGCCGTGGTGGACTCAGCGCTGCCGGCACTCAATCACAGCCGCGCGCTCGCCGAGCAAACGGCGCGCATTATTATGACAGCGCAGGCGCTGAGCCAAACCAATGACACCAAAGCACTCAATCAACATCAACAAACCCTCACGCGTTTGTTTGGCCAAAATGAGCTGACCCTTGCCAGTCTTCAGGCTTATCCATTTTCCCGTGGTCTTTTAACGCAAATTGAGCAAACGCACGAGCAGGTGCGAAAGCAAATGAACACGCTCAATGATGAAGTCGCGCTGCGTCTTCAGCGCCAGCGTATGGTCAACAATGCCATTGCCGCCCAGCAGCGTATATTACGGCAAATGGAAGGCTTGGTTCAGGCGCAGGTGAGTAACGCAGATGCTGTGGCCATGGCCAATTTTACTCAGCTCTATGACTTGGTGCATCGTGGAAATACACAGCAAACCTTGAGCGCACTTGACCGATTGATTGAAGTGGATTTAGACGTCAATGCCAGGCTGCTTAACATGCGCTATTTGATTGCGGTCTCCATCAGCTTGCTCGATGAGGTGCGCCAGCCCAACTTGAGTGAAAACCGTATCGATGCGCTGGCCAAGCAGTATCAAAATAATGTCGATAAATTAAAACTGCGCTTGGTGTCCATTGAAGACCCGAACTATGCCAAGCAGCTCTCTTCTCGTATTGAGCAGTTGGCGCAATTTAACTCACTGTTTGATCAGCGACGTGCAATGTATCGTCATGAGCAAGAGATTGAAAAGCTGAGTCAGCAAGCGGTTGTGCACTTTCATACTTTGTCAGATCAGGTTGCTGAGCTCAGCACCGCAGCCAATGCAGGCACGACTTTTGCGTTGGAGCAAGTGGCGAAAACCATCACGCGCACGCAAGCCACCTTGATTGCTTTGAGTGTGCTGGGTGTGTTGGTGGTGATTTGGGTGATGTGGCAATACGTGTATGCGCGCATTATTCGCCGAATTTCACGAGCGCAGCGCGCCCTAACATCGATTGCCGATGGTGAGCTGTCTATCCATCTCAAAGCCGAAGGTGATGATGAGCTGGCGGCGATGGAGCGCGCGATTATTGTGGCGCGAGATACGGCCAAAGCCAAAGCGCAGTATGCCGCAGGTGAAAAACGCGCACGTGAAGCGCTACAAAATCATCAAGCGAGCCTCGAAGCAACCATTGCTGAGCGCACAGAAGCCCTGCGTCTTGCCAATGCCCAGCTGGCTCAAGAAGTGGATGAAAAAACCATCGCCACCAAAGCGGCAGAGCAGGCCAATCAGGCAAAATCTGCCTTTTTGGCCACCATGAGCCATGAAATCCGCACGCCACTGAATGGAGTATTGGGGATCGCTGCATTGCTTGATAATGATGAGCTCAGTGAAAAGCAGAAAAACTACGTCAGCGTGATTCGAAAAAGTGGCGAGACCTTACTTGAGTTGGTGACCGATATTCTTGATTTTTCCAAGATTGAATCTGGTCATTTGGATATTCATCCAAGCCCATTTTCATTAGCACATCTGCTTGATGATGTGATCACGCTGTTTATGCCACGGGCACAGGAGAAGGGATTACAGCTCGCTTATCACTGTGATGCAGCGCTTTGCGATTATTGGCTCGGCGATATGATGCGTATTCGTCAAGTGCTCAATAACTTAGTAAGCAATGCCATCAAATATACAGAGCAAGGCCAAGTCCAGGTGCTGGTTCACGAGCACGAAGGTATGTTGTGCTTTGCGGTTAAGGATACTGGGGTTGGTATCGACGATGTCCAGCAAGCTCAGCTTTTTCAGCCATTTTATCAAACCGATAGCGGCCGACAAACCACCGGTGGCACTGGTCTAGGTCTTGCCATCGCTGCGCGAATTGTCGGTGCCATGGGCGGGCATATCGCTGTGCAGAGTCAGCGTTTTCAAGGCTCAAGCTTTTCTCTGTACTTGCCACTTGAGCCAGCACAAGCACCTGAGCAAATTACACCGATGGTGAGTCAAACAGCACCAGAGCTTTCTGGCCGTTTAACTTCACTGCAAGTGCTGGTCGTGGAGGATAACGCGGTCAATCGCTTAGTGATTGAGGGCTATTTAGAGCGTTTAGGCTGCCACTATGTGATGGCCGAAGATGGCGCAACGGCTTTGCATCTTGCTGCGCAGCAATCATTTGACTTAGCGTTGCTGGATATCAATCTACCTGACACCGATGGGGTGACACTGCGCGGCGAGTTGATGCACACTCAGCCGTCGCTCTATAGCATTGCGGTTTCAGCACATGTGTATGATGAAGAGGTGGCGCGTTTCTATACTGCCGGATTTGACGCCGTGGTGCCCAAACCCGTGCGTTTTGAGCGTTTACATCAGGCGTTATTGCAAATGGTCAGTGGTTATCACGGTGCGCCTCTGGTCGCACAGGCACAACAGCATGGCTTTGATGCTAATGCACATTTGATTTTTGAGCGAGAGATTTTAGAGCAAGATTTGCCGATCCTCGGGCTGGCAGTGATTGAAAATCTGGTCACTGTATTTGAGCAAAGCAGTGAACAGACCCTAGCTAATTTGGCACAAGCATTGGACCAACAGGATCAGGCGACGATCAGTCAGTATTGCCATCAGCTTAAAGGTGCGGCATTTAGCTTAGGGTTAGCATCTCTGGCGCAGTGCTGTGCTTACTATGAGCATGAAGCCGCGATGTTTGATACCGATGTGATGGCGCAATTACTGCAGCTGCGTACTCAATCTTTGGATCAGATGCAGGCATTTATTGCAGAAAAAAATGGGGGATGA
- a CDS encoding methylglyoxal synthase, with protein sequence MERTTRIMAARKNIALVAHDHCKQDLLRWVKEHQAQLEAHNLYATGTTGFQLSQATGLDITSLVSGPMGGDQQLGALICEGKIDMMIFFWDPLNAVPHDPDVKALLRISAVWNIPVATNRASANFMMSSPFVDQDTVIEIPDYDRYLAERTQ encoded by the coding sequence ATGGAAAGAACCACCCGTATTATGGCGGCACGTAAAAATATCGCCTTGGTGGCCCACGATCACTGTAAACAAGATCTATTGCGTTGGGTCAAAGAGCATCAAGCGCAACTTGAAGCGCATAATTTATACGCCACAGGCACCACTGGTTTTCAGCTCAGTCAAGCCACTGGCCTAGATATCACAAGCCTCGTTAGCGGCCCAATGGGCGGCGATCAGCAGCTTGGTGCGCTGATCTGTGAAGGGAAAATCGATATGATGATTTTCTTCTGGGATCCCCTCAACGCCGTACCACATGACCCAGACGTGAAAGCCTTGCTACGCATCTCTGCTGTTTGGAATATTCCCGTGGCCACCAACCGCGCCAGTGCGAATTTTATGATGAGCTCACCTTTTGTTGACCAAGATACCGTGATTGAGATTCCTGACTACGATCGCTATCTTGCTGAGCGCACCCAGTAA